A region from the Desulfovibrio sp. genome encodes:
- a CDS encoding glycosyl transferase family 1, with protein MSRPVLYLAVSLDVEEEGLFGGRYARRGFSTANTASLARLAPLCERGIRPTLFCAHSVLADTASRSALAHMRDRYGAEIGAHLHHWNTPPLTIEGPVADAALADNAPSVPAADVPTSLMAAKLESLMAVGREFQSAPLTSFRMGRWDLHKNLWPLLAQAGIKVDASVRPLHCGATPLAGPDHFDAPCNPYWVSVGKERIFEVPLSVTPLVRPLPGLVRRAAPGLRPGFKNWGALSLLPVYHPLWAMQAVTRLFAARGGQVLSLTWHSSEMMPGGAPHLPDAASVDRLMNKILAWTDWLTSRWEVRCLTMAQLREALGPQAPDSTELLRGSGTGCNDWAYPPQEAP; from the coding sequence ATGAGCCGCCCTGTGCTCTATCTTGCCGTCAGTCTGGACGTGGAGGAAGAGGGGCTTTTTGGCGGCCGGTACGCGCGCCGGGGCTTCTCGACGGCCAATACGGCCAGCCTGGCGCGGCTTGCCCCCCTGTGCGAGCGGGGGATACGGCCCACATTGTTCTGCGCGCATTCCGTTCTGGCCGATACTGCTTCCCGTTCTGCGCTGGCGCACATGCGCGACAGGTATGGGGCGGAAATAGGCGCGCACCTGCATCACTGGAATACCCCCCCTCTGACCATCGAAGGCCCCGTGGCCGATGCCGCGCTGGCCGACAACGCTCCAAGCGTGCCTGCCGCCGACGTGCCCACGTCGCTCATGGCCGCCAAGCTTGAGAGTCTTATGGCTGTGGGCAGGGAGTTTCAGTCCGCGCCACTGACGTCGTTTCGCATGGGCCGCTGGGATCTGCACAAAAATCTCTGGCCCTTGCTGGCCCAGGCCGGAATAAAGGTGGACGCCTCGGTGCGTCCCCTGCACTGCGGGGCTACGCCCCTGGCCGGGCCGGATCATTTTGACGCTCCCTGCAATCCCTACTGGGTGTCTGTGGGAAAAGAGCGTATTTTTGAGGTTCCGCTCAGTGTCACGCCCCTTGTGCGTCCTTTGCCCGGCCTGGTGCGCCGGGCGGCTCCCGGCTTGCGCCCGGGATTCAAAAACTGGGGTGCGCTGAGTCTGCTGCCCGTGTATCATCCCCTGTGGGCCATGCAGGCAGTTACCAGGCTTTTTGCCGCCAGAGGCGGGCAGGTATTGTCGCTTACCTGGCATTCGTCGGAAATGATGCCGGGCGGCGCGCCCCATCTGCCTGACGCAGCCTCTGTGGACAGGCTCATGAACAAGATACTGGCCTGGACGGACTGGCTCACATCCCGCTGGGAGGTGCGCTGCCTGACCATGGCCCAGTTGCGCGAAGCGCTGGGGCCTCAGGCTCCCGACAGTACGGAACTGCTGCGCGGCAGCGGTACGGGATGCAACGATTGGGCATACCCGCCCCAGGAAGCGCCATAG
- a CDS encoding glycosyltransferase family 4 protein: protein MTEYKTSEPVIQKPFEPGLPHMACVLLWYPLFTQPFIFREVQGLRKRLPVSVYSLYGANLRHCSTEMQMAARQTHTLGTKALFAILAEVMRQVCAHPLRMGRLFRRTMFRRWRCIETMGENLWAFCAGVYLARRFKEAGIDMIYAPWPRGTATAAWVAGSIAGLPFATCARGDNLEPADPDLGAKLDAAFLVRANNGADKARIENFDKGQAKGKVELVYNGLTLPPLEDVSVAEPAGQGDQAGQAQADPAEPLEQVRLAEQGASLAAQASPAQASLAQASLACCDFSDIAHSLPQFEAVPASPSPVPMARPVRLLALGRFDVTKGFDVLLRACGLLQNRGLDFTLTLAGGGGTVMGLGNMQAELTRLRKELNLEARVSMPGLISHNELPRLLNDHDIFVAPCAVHASGRRDGIPNTVIEALAYGLPVVSTTVNALPEVVRHGKTGLAVPQHDAVALADAVETLAKDAALAAGLARNGRLLAARMFDPEANNDRLARIFINNYRCWKETCVE from the coding sequence ATGACAGAATACAAGACAAGTGAGCCGGTCATCCAGAAGCCATTTGAGCCCGGCCTGCCCCATATGGCCTGTGTGCTCCTGTGGTACCCCTTGTTCACGCAACCCTTTATTTTCCGTGAAGTACAGGGACTCAGAAAACGCCTTCCCGTTTCTGTCTATAGTTTGTACGGAGCCAATCTGCGGCATTGTTCCACAGAAATGCAGATGGCCGCGCGGCAGACCCACACCCTGGGCACAAAGGCTCTCTTTGCCATCCTGGCTGAAGTGATGCGCCAGGTGTGCGCCCATCCTCTGCGTATGGGCCGTCTTTTCAGGCGTACCATGTTTCGTCGCTGGCGCTGCATTGAAACCATGGGCGAGAACCTCTGGGCTTTTTGCGCGGGGGTGTATCTGGCCCGGCGCTTCAAAGAAGCGGGCATTGACATGATCTACGCGCCCTGGCCGCGCGGCACGGCCACCGCCGCCTGGGTTGCGGGCAGTATTGCCGGGCTGCCGTTTGCCACCTGCGCGCGGGGCGACAATCTTGAGCCAGCGGACCCGGACCTTGGCGCAAAGCTTGATGCGGCCTTTCTGGTGCGCGCCAACAACGGTGCAGACAAGGCGCGTATTGAAAATTTTGACAAGGGCCAGGCCAAGGGCAAGGTGGAACTTGTGTACAATGGCCTGACCCTGCCGCCTCTGGAAGATGTTTCCGTGGCAGAACCGGCGGGGCAGGGCGATCAGGCTGGACAGGCCCAGGCCGATCCGGCAGAACCGCTTGAACAGGTAAGGCTGGCAGAGCAGGGGGCATCTTTGGCGGCCCAGGCTTCTCCGGCCCAAGCTTCTTTGGCCCAGGCTTCTTTGGCCTGCTGCGATTTCAGCGATATTGCCCATTCCCTCCCGCAGTTTGAGGCGGTTCCTGCCTCGCCATCGCCTGTTCCCATGGCGCGGCCCGTGCGTCTGCTGGCTCTGGGCAGGTTTGACGTCACCAAAGGCTTTGACGTGCTGCTCCGGGCGTGCGGCTTGCTGCAAAACAGGGGGCTGGACTTCACCCTGACGCTGGCGGGCGGCGGCGGCACGGTAATGGGCCTTGGCAACATGCAGGCCGAATTGACGCGCCTGCGCAAGGAACTGAACCTCGAAGCCCGCGTGAGCATGCCCGGCCTCATTTCGCACAACGAACTGCCCCGTCTGCTCAACGATCATGATATTTTTGTGGCGCCCTGCGCGGTGCACGCTTCTGGCCGACGCGACGGCATCCCCAACACCGTTATCGAGGCTCTGGCCTATGGCCTGCCCGTGGTCAGCACCACGGTCAACGCGCTGCCCGAGGTGGTCCGGCACGGCAAGACAGGGCTGGCTGTGCCCCAACACGATGCCGTGGCCCTGGCTGACGCTGTGGAAACGCTGGCCAAAGATGCGGCCCTGGCGGCTGGCCTTGCCCGCAACGGCAGGCTGCTGGCGGCCAGAATGTTTGATCCTGAAGCCAATAATGACCGTTTGGCGCGAATTTTCATCAATAATTACAGGTGCTGGAAAGAAACATGTGTGGAATAG
- a CDS encoding glycosyltransferase, whose protein sequence is MPLTSGAATEAGATSGRQTVPPVVAYVLLWFPLSSETFIFREVVQLRKRGMPVFAYSMYGENLKGCSEEMRAYDGPVGRMGIRAAGRILAAFGRALRQRPGATWKLMREGFFRRMRNLEALGENLWCFLAGFLLAEKCREDGVQLIHAGWANGPATAAWVASRVTGIPFAFTGRAGDIYPEDGLLREKSRDALFIRTNNRTNVQWLRGFCPPDAADKVHAIYNSLTFRPRGQCAMPMQPPYRLLAVGRFARTKGFPDLLTAMARLRRENVPVTLTLVGDGNWHRKLVKLRDNLGLTQDVDMPGFIPHDKICCFMLDHDMLIMPSVVHANGDRDGIPNVIMEALSHRMPVISTDVCGIAEVVMDGETGLLVPQRDPRALANAVRRMVADRDAALAMAEAGRAHVEKLFDPTRNITAVYDLYVEQYARAAGSTDGAGAAEAVGGQQQKIYGPASAHVEKEEL, encoded by the coding sequence ATGCCTTTAACCAGCGGCGCTGCCACAGAAGCGGGCGCAACAAGCGGCCGGCAGACCGTGCCGCCTGTTGTTGCCTATGTGCTTCTCTGGTTTCCCCTGTCTTCAGAGACATTTATTTTTCGTGAGGTCGTGCAGCTGAGAAAACGGGGAATGCCCGTATTCGCCTACAGCATGTATGGCGAGAATCTCAAGGGCTGCAGTGAGGAAATGCGCGCCTATGACGGCCCGGTCGGCCGTATGGGCATCAGGGCCGCAGGCCGGATACTGGCCGCTTTTGGGCGCGCCCTGCGGCAGCGGCCCGGCGCCACGTGGAAGCTCATGCGTGAAGGATTTTTTCGCCGTATGCGCAACCTTGAAGCGCTGGGCGAAAATCTCTGGTGTTTTCTGGCGGGTTTTCTTCTGGCCGAAAAATGCCGCGAGGATGGCGTGCAGCTTATCCACGCGGGCTGGGCAAATGGCCCGGCCACAGCCGCCTGGGTGGCCTCGCGGGTGACGGGCATTCCTTTTGCCTTTACCGGCCGCGCCGGAGACATCTATCCCGAAGACGGCCTGCTCAGGGAAAAATCGCGCGACGCGCTGTTCATCCGCACCAACAATCGCACCAATGTGCAGTGGCTGCGCGGCTTTTGTCCCCCCGATGCCGCTGACAAGGTGCACGCCATCTACAATAGCCTTACCTTCCGTCCGCGCGGCCAGTGCGCCATGCCCATGCAGCCTCCCTATCGCCTTCTGGCCGTGGGCCGTTTTGCCCGCACCAAGGGCTTTCCTGATCTGCTCACGGCAATGGCCCGTCTGCGGCGCGAAAATGTGCCCGTGACCCTGACCTTGGTGGGCGACGGCAATTGGCATCGCAAGCTCGTCAAGCTGCGCGATAATCTGGGGCTTACCCAGGATGTGGACATGCCAGGCTTTATCCCTCATGATAAAATCTGCTGTTTTATGCTGGACCACGATATGCTCATCATGCCCAGCGTAGTGCATGCCAACGGCGATCGCGACGGTATCCCCAACGTCATAATGGAAGCGCTCTCGCACCGTATGCCTGTTATTTCCACCGATGTTTGCGGCATAGCCGAGGTGGTCATGGACGGCGAAACCGGCCTGCTGGTTCCGCAACGCGATCCACGCGCCCTGGCCAACGCGGTGCGCCGCATGGTGGCCGACAGGGACGCTGCCCTGGCCATGGCCGAGGCAGGCCGGGCCCACGTTGAAAAGCTTTTTGACCCCACGCGCAATATCACGGCGGTCTACGACCTGTATGTGGAGCAGTACGCCAGGGCTGCCGGCTCAACTGATGGTGCCGGGGCCGCCGAGGCTGTCGGGGGCCAACAACAAAAAATTTACGGCCCGGCCAGCGCGCACGTGGAAAAAGAGGAACTATGA
- the asnB gene encoding asparagine synthase (glutamine-hydrolyzing) codes for MCGIAGICQLDASPLDPQAQYWVKAMTDYIAHRGPDGEGQWLNGPVCLGHRRLSIIDLGTGGQPMHSVDGRYTIVFNGEIYNFVELKQELAANGARFCTSSDTEVILEGYRQWGVDCLSRFNGMFAFALWDAHEQRLFCARDPFGKKPFFYTVQQGRLHFVSELTALEKIPGLSLTMQPEAVMRYLAYEYVPTPQTVYGEVESLPPAHWLMVEGGVVRTGRYWDMPMPDESDRRNPDQLGEELRFLMARAVRRRMVSDVPLGVFLSGGIDSSIVAGLMAQQSPTPIKTFSIGFTEASYDESRYARIVAEAFGTDHHERVLSAEECADNLPGIVSRMDVPMADASVAPTWLLSGVTREKVTVALGGDGADELWAGYEHYIGFKVAEWYNALPALVRHKMVEPLARRLPSSAGYINPRLAVATFLRAAQAPAWQRVQTMLTAFTPDMQAEILTGAFKAQAPGFLSPERLFAPTREQFEHWQPYNAATPLARAFYVYAHQFMLDDILVKVDRCSMLHSLEVRAPFLDKDVAEFAARLPVDRKLHGFKRKWLLKRAFAGLLPKEILHRNKRGFQIPVAEWLRGRMRPLMEDLLSPDSLKAQGIFNPATVRALMDEHISGRADLRKPLWTLLVFQLWWQARQRPAA; via the coding sequence ATGTGTGGAATAGCCGGTATTTGCCAACTGGACGCTTCGCCTCTTGATCCCCAGGCCCAGTACTGGGTCAAGGCCATGACCGATTACATCGCCCACCGGGGGCCGGACGGCGAAGGGCAGTGGCTGAACGGCCCGGTCTGCCTGGGGCACCGGCGTCTTTCCATCATTGACCTTGGCACGGGCGGTCAGCCCATGCACAGCGTTGACGGGCGTTATACGATCGTATTCAACGGCGAGATCTATAATTTCGTGGAACTCAAGCAGGAACTTGCCGCCAACGGCGCGCGTTTTTGCACCAGCTCCGACACCGAGGTCATACTGGAAGGCTACCGCCAGTGGGGCGTGGACTGCTTGTCCCGCTTTAACGGCATGTTCGCCTTTGCCCTGTGGGATGCCCACGAGCAGCGCCTTTTCTGCGCGCGTGACCCTTTTGGCAAAAAACCCTTTTTCTACACCGTGCAGCAGGGCAGACTGCATTTTGTCTCCGAACTGACGGCGCTGGAAAAAATTCCCGGCCTGAGCCTGACCATGCAGCCCGAAGCTGTCATGCGTTACCTGGCCTATGAGTATGTGCCCACGCCGCAGACCGTCTATGGCGAGGTGGAAAGCCTGCCCCCCGCGCACTGGCTGATGGTTGAGGGCGGCGTCGTGCGTACGGGCCGCTACTGGGACATGCCCATGCCCGACGAGAGCGACAGGCGCAACCCGGATCAGCTTGGCGAAGAGTTGCGGTTTCTGATGGCGCGCGCCGTGCGTCGGCGCATGGTCAGCGACGTGCCGCTGGGCGTGTTTCTTTCGGGCGGCATTGACTCGTCCATTGTGGCCGGGCTTATGGCGCAGCAGTCCCCCACGCCCATAAAGACGTTTTCCATCGGCTTCACGGAAGCCAGCTATGACGAGTCGCGCTATGCCCGCATAGTGGCCGAGGCCTTTGGCACCGACCACCATGAGCGTGTGCTTTCCGCCGAAGAGTGCGCCGACAATCTGCCCGGCATCGTCAGCAGGATGGACGTGCCCATGGCCGACGCCTCGGTGGCTCCCACCTGGCTGCTTTCTGGCGTCACGCGGGAAAAGGTCACCGTGGCTCTTGGCGGCGACGGCGCGGACGAACTGTGGGCCGGGTACGAGCACTACATAGGCTTCAAGGTGGCGGAATGGTACAATGCCCTGCCCGCCCTGGTGCGTCACAAGATGGTTGAACCCCTTGCCCGTCGCCTGCCTTCATCCGCCGGGTATATCAATCCGCGCCTGGCTGTGGCCACGTTTTTGCGGGCGGCCCAGGCTCCGGCCTGGCAGCGGGTGCAGACCATGCTCACCGCCTTTACTCCCGATATGCAGGCCGAAATTCTGACCGGAGCCTTCAAGGCGCAAGCGCCGGGCTTTCTTTCGCCGGAGCGCCTTTTTGCGCCCACACGCGAGCAGTTTGAACACTGGCAGCCCTACAATGCGGCCACGCCTCTGGCGCGCGCGTTCTATGTCTACGCGCATCAGTTCATGCTGGACGACATCCTGGTCAAGGTGGATCGCTGCTCCATGCTGCACAGCCTTGAAGTGCGCGCGCCTTTTCTGGACAAGGACGTGGCCGAATTCGCCGCGCGCCTGCCCGTGGATCGCAAACTGCACGGATTCAAGCGCAAATGGTTGCTCAAACGGGCCTTTGCGGGGCTGTTGCCCAAGGAAATCCTGCACCGCAACAAGAGGGGATTTCAGATCCCCGTGGCGGAGTGGCTGCGCGGGCGCATGCGCCCCCTCATGGAAGACCTGCTCAGCCCGGACAGCCTCAAGGCCCAGGGCATCTTTAACCCTGCCACCGTGCGCGCCCTTATGGACGAGCACATCTCCGGCAGGGCCGATTTGCGCAAACCCTTGTGGACCCTGCTGGTCTTTCAGCTGTGGTGGCAGGCACGCCAGCGCCCCGCCGCGTAG
- a CDS encoding aminotransferase class I/II-fold pyridoxal phosphate-dependent enzyme codes for MKNDHSCQAGQEAASPAAAAESSAGGFSRMRSKLAFDRLVEMGAKMGMENPLFLCHERAAKATTLIGGKEYLNFSTYDYLDINAHPEITEAVTRAATVYGTSAGASRLVGGERPPHRELERAFADLYGVEDCIVYVSGHATNVSTLGFLLGHRDAIFHDGLAHNSLVQGARLSHAARYSYNHNDCDALEEMLKAKRAEHKRAIIVTEGLFSMDGNIPDLPRIIQLKKQYDCMLLVDEAHSLGVLGKTGRGAHEYFGIDATEVDMWMSTLSKSMCGCGGFIAGKHELVEFLKYGSPGFVFSVGMPPVIAVACHKALDIMLREPERVHKLQRISQFFVEYAASIGLDTGSAQGYAIVPVMVGDPMVAGFLSNALFKRGIYVMPITFPAVKEGTDRLRFFLSAAHTEDHIRQALDAVKEEIPKAQAIVEKYKSEHAEETLGE; via the coding sequence ATGAAGAACGACCATTCCTGTCAGGCTGGCCAAGAGGCGGCGTCACCTGCTGCCGCCGCAGAAAGCTCCGCAGGCGGATTCAGCCGCATGCGTTCCAAGCTCGCCTTTGACCGGCTTGTGGAGATGGGAGCCAAGATGGGGATGGAAAATCCTCTTTTCCTCTGCCACGAGCGGGCGGCCAAGGCCACCACGCTCATAGGCGGCAAGGAATACCTGAACTTTTCCACCTACGACTATCTGGACATTAACGCCCATCCGGAAATTACCGAGGCCGTTACCCGCGCTGCCACCGTTTATGGCACGTCGGCCGGAGCCAGCCGCCTTGTGGGCGGCGAGCGCCCGCCCCACCGCGAGCTTGAGCGCGCCTTTGCAGACCTGTACGGTGTGGAAGACTGCATTGTCTACGTGAGCGGCCATGCCACCAACGTGTCTACCCTCGGCTTTCTGCTCGGTCACCGCGACGCCATCTTTCATGACGGCCTGGCCCACAACTCCCTGGTGCAGGGCGCACGCCTTTCGCACGCCGCGCGCTACTCCTACAATCACAATGATTGCGACGCCCTTGAAGAAATGCTCAAGGCCAAGCGCGCCGAGCACAAGCGGGCCATCATCGTCACCGAGGGCCTGTTCAGCATGGACGGCAATATTCCCGACCTGCCCCGCATCATCCAGCTGAAAAAGCAGTATGACTGCATGCTGCTGGTGGATGAGGCCCACTCTCTGGGCGTGCTCGGCAAGACCGGGCGCGGCGCGCACGAATATTTTGGCATTGACGCCACTGAAGTGGACATGTGGATGAGCACGCTCTCCAAATCCATGTGCGGCTGCGGCGGCTTTATCGCCGGCAAGCACGAACTGGTGGAATTTTTGAAGTACGGCTCGCCGGGCTTTGTGTTCAGCGTCGGCATGCCGCCCGTTATCGCCGTGGCCTGCCACAAGGCACTGGACATCATGCTGCGTGAACCGGAGCGGGTGCACAAACTGCAAAGAATTTCGCAGTTCTTTGTGGAATATGCCGCCAGCATCGGTCTGGATACGGGCTCGGCCCAGGGCTATGCCATCGTGCCTGTCATGGTGGGCGATCCTATGGTCGCGGGCTTTTTGTCCAATGCGCTTTTCAAGCGCGGCATCTATGTTATGCCCATCACCTTTCCGGCGGTCAAAGAAGGCACCGACAGGCTGCGCTTCTTCCTTTCCGCCGCCCACACCGAAGACCATATCCGTCAGGCCCTGGACGCGGTGAAGGAAGAAATTCCCAAGGCGCAGGCCATTGTAGAAAAATACAAAAGTGAACACGCCGAAGAAACCCTGGGCGAATAA